One window of Hippoglossus stenolepis isolate QCI-W04-F060 chromosome 1, HSTE1.2, whole genome shotgun sequence genomic DNA carries:
- the asb7 gene encoding ankyrin repeat and SOCS box protein 7 isoform X2 — protein sequence MNIPLPKCDRMLNHHCRRNPELHEELQIQAAVAAGDVCTVRRMLEQGYSPKIRDANGWTLLHFSAAKGKERCVRVFLEHGADPTVKDFIGGFTALHYAAMHGRARIARLMLESEFRSDIINAKSNDGWTPLHVAAHYGRDSFVRLLLEFRAEVDPLSDKGTTPLQLAIIRERSSCVRILLDHSANIDIQNGFLLRYAVIKGNHSYCRMFLQRGADTNLGRLEDGQTPLHLSALRDDVLCAQMLYTYGANTNTRNYDGQTPVAVSVNMSGISRPCLDFLQEVTRQPRTLQDLCRIKIRHCIGLQSLKFLEDLPIAKVMKDYLKHKFDNV from the exons ATGAACATTCCCCTTCCGAAATGTGACAGGATGCTGAACCATCACTGCAGAAGGAACCCTGAGCTTCATGAGGAGCTGCAGATCCAGGCTGCAGTGGCAGCTGGGGATGTCTGCACTGTCAGGAGAATGCTGGAGCAAGGATACTCGCCCAAGATCCGCGACGCCAACGGCTGGACTCTGCTCCACTTCTCCGCTGccaaaggaaaagagagatgtGTTCGAGTCTTTCTGGAGCATGGAG ctgACCCCACAGTGAAGGACTTCATAGGTGGCTTCACAGCACTTCACTATGCTGCTATGCATGGCAGAGCACGCATCGCCCGACTGATGCTGGAATCCGAGTTTCGCAGTGACATTATAAATGCAAAAAGCAATGACGGCTGGACGCCGCTGCACGTGGCCGCCCACTACGGTCGAGATTCTTTCGTACGCCTCCTCCTCGAGTTCAGGGCCGAGGTGGACCCACTGAGCGATAAAGGCACCACGCCGCTGCAGTTGGCCATCATCCGTGAGCGCTCCAGTTGCGTACGGATCCTCTTGGACCACAGTGCCAACATTGACATTCAGAATGGCTTCCTGCTGCGGTATGCCGTCATCAAAGGCAATCACTCGTACTGCCGCATGTTCCTGCAGAGGGGAGCGGACACAAACCTGGGACGTCTTGAAGATGGCCAGACTCCCCTGCACCTGTCTGCCCTCAGGGATGATGTATTGTGCGCCCAGATGCTCTACACGTATGGAGCTAATACAAATACCAGGAACTATGACGGGCAGACACCTGTAGCTGTATCCGTTAACATGTCAGGAATCAGCCGGCCCTGTCTGGACTTCCTGCAGGAGGTCACCA GACAACCACGGACTCTACAAGACTTGTGTCGAATAAAAATCCGTCACTGCATCGGCCTTCAGAGCTTGAAGTTCCTGGAGGATCTACCAATTGCAAAGGTTATGAAAGACTATTTAAAACATAAGTTTGACAATGTGTGA
- the asb7 gene encoding ankyrin repeat and SOCS box protein 7 isoform X1 has translation MTKRSPSYQLVKRMLNHHCRRNPELHEELQIQAAVAAGDVCTVRRMLEQGYSPKIRDANGWTLLHFSAAKGKERCVRVFLEHGADPTVKDFIGGFTALHYAAMHGRARIARLMLESEFRSDIINAKSNDGWTPLHVAAHYGRDSFVRLLLEFRAEVDPLSDKGTTPLQLAIIRERSSCVRILLDHSANIDIQNGFLLRYAVIKGNHSYCRMFLQRGADTNLGRLEDGQTPLHLSALRDDVLCAQMLYTYGANTNTRNYDGQTPVAVSVNMSGISRPCLDFLQEVTRQPRTLQDLCRIKIRHCIGLQSLKFLEDLPIAKVMKDYLKHKFDNV, from the exons ATGACTAAGAGAAGTCCATCTTACCAGCTGGTCAAAAG GATGCTGAACCATCACTGCAGAAGGAACCCTGAGCTTCATGAGGAGCTGCAGATCCAGGCTGCAGTGGCAGCTGGGGATGTCTGCACTGTCAGGAGAATGCTGGAGCAAGGATACTCGCCCAAGATCCGCGACGCCAACGGCTGGACTCTGCTCCACTTCTCCGCTGccaaaggaaaagagagatgtGTTCGAGTCTTTCTGGAGCATGGAG ctgACCCCACAGTGAAGGACTTCATAGGTGGCTTCACAGCACTTCACTATGCTGCTATGCATGGCAGAGCACGCATCGCCCGACTGATGCTGGAATCCGAGTTTCGCAGTGACATTATAAATGCAAAAAGCAATGACGGCTGGACGCCGCTGCACGTGGCCGCCCACTACGGTCGAGATTCTTTCGTACGCCTCCTCCTCGAGTTCAGGGCCGAGGTGGACCCACTGAGCGATAAAGGCACCACGCCGCTGCAGTTGGCCATCATCCGTGAGCGCTCCAGTTGCGTACGGATCCTCTTGGACCACAGTGCCAACATTGACATTCAGAATGGCTTCCTGCTGCGGTATGCCGTCATCAAAGGCAATCACTCGTACTGCCGCATGTTCCTGCAGAGGGGAGCGGACACAAACCTGGGACGTCTTGAAGATGGCCAGACTCCCCTGCACCTGTCTGCCCTCAGGGATGATGTATTGTGCGCCCAGATGCTCTACACGTATGGAGCTAATACAAATACCAGGAACTATGACGGGCAGACACCTGTAGCTGTATCCGTTAACATGTCAGGAATCAGCCGGCCCTGTCTGGACTTCCTGCAGGAGGTCACCA GACAACCACGGACTCTACAAGACTTGTGTCGAATAAAAATCCGTCACTGCATCGGCCTTCAGAGCTTGAAGTTCCTGGAGGATCTACCAATTGCAAAGGTTATGAAAGACTATTTAAAACATAAGTTTGACAATGTGTGA
- the lins1 gene encoding protein Lines homolog 1 isoform X1: MMIFDASVGWLDRGFILKARANTSGVSVLLLTEFDDPFVVALLPRESRGRSSRNTQQRNSMSERFDCLTHVYRCFLSGSRPSLSAADVAGVVCGGGASRGEDRARVPAEERGHDNSVDVTCISVSLVEMMTCLVSQRQPEPAAELTQYCVDTLTLLLQDMDLMTQLVHHFQSEDQIVSHLAAKCASTCVVYQLLKSGTVSPVWQQKCVQAFLSSPPAAELDACLWSLTDVLKRLLKAAHQEILWKLVALFDSSLSALCSKFLHEDQQPLMHSTSSRHWGTTFCLLLDLLEALTASSFISGAEGGLENQRLAYIHSSALLTAISCSSEYFVKKRALLLLKRLILQKAGEDWASEDVLFAGQRHDHFRSDMNMLAQTVLTAVTADWLQSVQVGSVSFFGGTRHNRGDDGQKPDCVMLRGVSLLLLKSMELQTKTAGRTAEQDSSTEVYGYLQSLWGFLRRCSVQLTEVSHLCCWVSLLFGEQDDDMMEAAKALLSIFLHHRLCSGLEDLAELEAACSSGCNPHCHFLLLLRSVSFDHSTLLDFLISSETCFLEYFVRYLKYLKADWQGFTAACERDTESHCHVSLQESLTRLCGGDKPALTFKLEPEHVESSAFVQPTCVIPPVEGVSLGSGLRLVEYDSSDESDPESMEICEDEPGASVKQERGGPPLSTRQKQYESCDSTGYLSEPKSTKERRPEGLSPPSLPSRLRSCTLSGQGTCETLARVVACLSELREVVTRLQTKKLFPYNPSSLLKILAGVEICSQQSPPSQFNK, translated from the exons ATGATGATATTTGATGCGAGTGTCGGCTGGCTTGACCgcggttttattttgaaggctcGTGCAAATACATCCGGTGTTAGTGTATTACTTCTGACGGAGTTCGATGATCCATTTGTTGTTGCGCTGCTTCCGCGTGAGTCACGTGGCAGGTCCTCACGgaacacacagcagaggaacaGCATGAGCGAGCGCTTTGACTGTCTGACACATGTGTACAGATGTTTCCTCTCGGGGTCGCGGCCCAGCCTCAGTGCTGCGGACGTGGCCGGTGtggtgtgtggagggggggcgTCTCGCGGTGAGGACAGAGCGCGTGTCCCTGCGGAGGAGCGTGGTCATGACAACAGCGTGGACGTGACCTGCATCAGTGTGTCTCTGGTGGAGATGATGACCTGCCTGGTGTCTCAGAGGCAGCCGGAACCTGCAGCAGAGCTCACTCAGTACTGTGTGGACACCCTGACACTGTTGCTCCAGGACATGGATCTCATGACACAACTG GTCCATCATTTCCAGAGTGAGGACCAGATTGTCTCTCATCTGGCTGCAAAGTGTGCATCAACATGTGTCGTCTACCAACTTCTCAAATCT GGTACAGTCAGTCCGGTCTGGCAGCAGAAGTGTGTACAGGCATTTCTCAGCTCACCGCCCGCTGCTGAGTTGGACGCTTGTCTGTGGTCACTGACTGACGTCTTAAAAAGACTCCTCAAAGCAGCTCATCAAG AGATCCTCTGGAAACTTGTGGCACTTTTTGACTCCAGCCTCAGTGCTTTATGTTCAAAGTTTCTCCATGAAGACCAACAGCCTTTGATGCACTCTACCAGCAGCAGACACTGGGGAACAacgttctgcctcctgctggacCTGCTGGAGGCACTGACGGCATCCAGTTTCATCTCCGGAGCTGAAGGTGGTCTGGAGAATCAGAGATTAGCCTACATTCACTCCTCAGCGCTCCTGACCGccatcagctgctcctcagagtATTTTGTGAAAAAGCGAGCGTTACTGCTTCTGAAGAGACTAATTCTTCAGAAGGCTGGGGAGGACTGGGCTTCAGAAGATGTGCTGTTCGCCGGACAGAGACATGATCATTTCCGCTCTGATATGAACATGCTAGCTCAGACTGTGTTAACAGCGGTGACTGCTGATTGGTTGCAGAGTGTCCAAGTGgggtctgtctctttctttggGGGGACCAGACACAACCGAGGGGATGATGGTCAGAAACCAGACTGTGTGATGTTGAGAGGTGTCAGCCTGCTTCTTCTCAAGTCCATGGAGCTTCAGACAAAAACAGCTGGGAGAACAG CAGAGCAGGACAGTTCCACAGAGGTTTATGGGTATCTACAGAGTCTGTGGGGCTTTCTGAGGCGGTGCAGTGTCCAGCTGACAGAAGTCTCTCACCTCTGCTGCTGGGTCAGTCTGCTGTTTGGTGAGCAGGACGATGACATGATGGAGGCAGCTAAAGCCTTGCTCTCCATATTCCTCCATCACAG ACTCTGTTCTGGGTTGGAGGATTTGGCTGAGCTGGAGGCAGCCTGCTCCTCTGGCTGCAACCCTCACTGCCACTTCCTGCTACTGCTCCGGAGTGTCTCCTTTGATCACAGCACCCTCCTCGacttcctcatctcctctgagACCTGCTTTCTGGAGTACTTTGTGCGGTACCTCAAATACCTCAAAGCGGACTGGCAGGGTTTCACTGCAGCATgtgaaagagacacagagtcGCACTGTCATGTTTCACTGCAGGAATCACTTACTCGCTTATGTGGTGGTGATAAACCTGCACTGACCTTTAAACTTGAGCCAGAACATGTTGAATCTAGCGCCTTTGTTCAGCCCACATGTGTTATTCCACCAGTGGAAGGGGTCAGTTTGGGCAGTGGGCTTCGCCTTGTGGAGTATGACAGCTCTGATGAGTCTGATCCTGAGAGCATGGAGATTTGTGAGGATGAACCAGGGGCGTCTGTAAAACAGGAAAGGGGTGGACCACCACTATCAACCAGACAGAAACAATATGAGTCATGTGACTCAACAGGATATCTGAGTGAACCTAAATCGACAAAGGAAAGAAGACCAGAGGGGCTTTCACCGCCAAGTTTACCGAGCAGGCTGAGATCATGTACACTGTCAGGACAGGGCACCTGTGAAACATTAGCCAGAGTAGTTGCCTGTCTGTCAGAGCTCAGAGAGGTAGTGACCAGGCTGCAGACAAAGAAACTCTTCCCATACAACCCTTCCTCTCTCTTAAAAATCTTAGCAGGAGTTGAGATTTGTTCCCAGCAATCACCTCCATCACagtttaataaatga
- the lins1 gene encoding protein Lines homolog 1 isoform X2, whose protein sequence is MMIFDASVGWLDRGFILKARANTSGVSVLLLTEFDDPFVVALLPRESRGRSSRNTQQRNSMSERFDCLTHVYRCFLSGSRPSLSAADVAGVVCGGGASRGEDRARVPAEERGHDNSVDVTCISVSLVEMMTCLVSQRQPEPAAELTQYCVDTLTLLLQDMDLMTQLVHHFQSEDQIVSHLAAKCASTCVVYQLLKSGTVSPVWQQKCVQAFLSSPPAAELDACLWSLTDVLKRLLKAAHQEILWKLVALFDSSLSALCSKFLHEDQQPLMHSTSSRHWGTTFCLLLDLLEALTASSFISGAEGGLENQRLAYIHSSALLTAISCSSEYFVKKRALLLLKRLILQKAGEDWASEDVLFAGQRHDHFRSDMNMLAQTVLTAVTADWLQSVQVGSVSFFGGTRHNRGDDGQKPDCVMLRGVSLLLLKSMELQTKTAGRTEQDSSTEVYGYLQSLWGFLRRCSVQLTEVSHLCCWVSLLFGEQDDDMMEAAKALLSIFLHHRLCSGLEDLAELEAACSSGCNPHCHFLLLLRSVSFDHSTLLDFLISSETCFLEYFVRYLKYLKADWQGFTAACERDTESHCHVSLQESLTRLCGGDKPALTFKLEPEHVESSAFVQPTCVIPPVEGVSLGSGLRLVEYDSSDESDPESMEICEDEPGASVKQERGGPPLSTRQKQYESCDSTGYLSEPKSTKERRPEGLSPPSLPSRLRSCTLSGQGTCETLARVVACLSELREVVTRLQTKKLFPYNPSSLLKILAGVEICSQQSPPSQFNK, encoded by the exons ATGATGATATTTGATGCGAGTGTCGGCTGGCTTGACCgcggttttattttgaaggctcGTGCAAATACATCCGGTGTTAGTGTATTACTTCTGACGGAGTTCGATGATCCATTTGTTGTTGCGCTGCTTCCGCGTGAGTCACGTGGCAGGTCCTCACGgaacacacagcagaggaacaGCATGAGCGAGCGCTTTGACTGTCTGACACATGTGTACAGATGTTTCCTCTCGGGGTCGCGGCCCAGCCTCAGTGCTGCGGACGTGGCCGGTGtggtgtgtggagggggggcgTCTCGCGGTGAGGACAGAGCGCGTGTCCCTGCGGAGGAGCGTGGTCATGACAACAGCGTGGACGTGACCTGCATCAGTGTGTCTCTGGTGGAGATGATGACCTGCCTGGTGTCTCAGAGGCAGCCGGAACCTGCAGCAGAGCTCACTCAGTACTGTGTGGACACCCTGACACTGTTGCTCCAGGACATGGATCTCATGACACAACTG GTCCATCATTTCCAGAGTGAGGACCAGATTGTCTCTCATCTGGCTGCAAAGTGTGCATCAACATGTGTCGTCTACCAACTTCTCAAATCT GGTACAGTCAGTCCGGTCTGGCAGCAGAAGTGTGTACAGGCATTTCTCAGCTCACCGCCCGCTGCTGAGTTGGACGCTTGTCTGTGGTCACTGACTGACGTCTTAAAAAGACTCCTCAAAGCAGCTCATCAAG AGATCCTCTGGAAACTTGTGGCACTTTTTGACTCCAGCCTCAGTGCTTTATGTTCAAAGTTTCTCCATGAAGACCAACAGCCTTTGATGCACTCTACCAGCAGCAGACACTGGGGAACAacgttctgcctcctgctggacCTGCTGGAGGCACTGACGGCATCCAGTTTCATCTCCGGAGCTGAAGGTGGTCTGGAGAATCAGAGATTAGCCTACATTCACTCCTCAGCGCTCCTGACCGccatcagctgctcctcagagtATTTTGTGAAAAAGCGAGCGTTACTGCTTCTGAAGAGACTAATTCTTCAGAAGGCTGGGGAGGACTGGGCTTCAGAAGATGTGCTGTTCGCCGGACAGAGACATGATCATTTCCGCTCTGATATGAACATGCTAGCTCAGACTGTGTTAACAGCGGTGACTGCTGATTGGTTGCAGAGTGTCCAAGTGgggtctgtctctttctttggGGGGACCAGACACAACCGAGGGGATGATGGTCAGAAACCAGACTGTGTGATGTTGAGAGGTGTCAGCCTGCTTCTTCTCAAGTCCATGGAGCTTCAGACAAAAACAGCTGGGAGAACAG AGCAGGACAGTTCCACAGAGGTTTATGGGTATCTACAGAGTCTGTGGGGCTTTCTGAGGCGGTGCAGTGTCCAGCTGACAGAAGTCTCTCACCTCTGCTGCTGGGTCAGTCTGCTGTTTGGTGAGCAGGACGATGACATGATGGAGGCAGCTAAAGCCTTGCTCTCCATATTCCTCCATCACAG ACTCTGTTCTGGGTTGGAGGATTTGGCTGAGCTGGAGGCAGCCTGCTCCTCTGGCTGCAACCCTCACTGCCACTTCCTGCTACTGCTCCGGAGTGTCTCCTTTGATCACAGCACCCTCCTCGacttcctcatctcctctgagACCTGCTTTCTGGAGTACTTTGTGCGGTACCTCAAATACCTCAAAGCGGACTGGCAGGGTTTCACTGCAGCATgtgaaagagacacagagtcGCACTGTCATGTTTCACTGCAGGAATCACTTACTCGCTTATGTGGTGGTGATAAACCTGCACTGACCTTTAAACTTGAGCCAGAACATGTTGAATCTAGCGCCTTTGTTCAGCCCACATGTGTTATTCCACCAGTGGAAGGGGTCAGTTTGGGCAGTGGGCTTCGCCTTGTGGAGTATGACAGCTCTGATGAGTCTGATCCTGAGAGCATGGAGATTTGTGAGGATGAACCAGGGGCGTCTGTAAAACAGGAAAGGGGTGGACCACCACTATCAACCAGACAGAAACAATATGAGTCATGTGACTCAACAGGATATCTGAGTGAACCTAAATCGACAAAGGAAAGAAGACCAGAGGGGCTTTCACCGCCAAGTTTACCGAGCAGGCTGAGATCATGTACACTGTCAGGACAGGGCACCTGTGAAACATTAGCCAGAGTAGTTGCCTGTCTGTCAGAGCTCAGAGAGGTAGTGACCAGGCTGCAGACAAAGAAACTCTTCCCATACAACCCTTCCTCTCTCTTAAAAATCTTAGCAGGAGTTGAGATTTGTTCCCAGCAATCACCTCCATCACagtttaataaatga
- the lins1 gene encoding protein Lines homolog 1 isoform X3: MTTEGYHRFSFMFEGEDEVHHFQSEDQIVSHLAAKCASTCVVYQLLKSGTVSPVWQQKCVQAFLSSPPAAELDACLWSLTDVLKRLLKAAHQEILWKLVALFDSSLSALCSKFLHEDQQPLMHSTSSRHWGTTFCLLLDLLEALTASSFISGAEGGLENQRLAYIHSSALLTAISCSSEYFVKKRALLLLKRLILQKAGEDWASEDVLFAGQRHDHFRSDMNMLAQTVLTAVTADWLQSVQVGSVSFFGGTRHNRGDDGQKPDCVMLRGVSLLLLKSMELQTKTAGRTAEQDSSTEVYGYLQSLWGFLRRCSVQLTEVSHLCCWVSLLFGEQDDDMMEAAKALLSIFLHHRLCSGLEDLAELEAACSSGCNPHCHFLLLLRSVSFDHSTLLDFLISSETCFLEYFVRYLKYLKADWQGFTAACERDTESHCHVSLQESLTRLCGGDKPALTFKLEPEHVESSAFVQPTCVIPPVEGVSLGSGLRLVEYDSSDESDPESMEICEDEPGASVKQERGGPPLSTRQKQYESCDSTGYLSEPKSTKERRPEGLSPPSLPSRLRSCTLSGQGTCETLARVVACLSELREVVTRLQTKKLFPYNPSSLLKILAGVEICSQQSPPSQFNK; encoded by the exons atgacaactgaaggttaccacaggttctctttcatgtttgaaggggaggatgag GTCCATCATTTCCAGAGTGAGGACCAGATTGTCTCTCATCTGGCTGCAAAGTGTGCATCAACATGTGTCGTCTACCAACTTCTCAAATCT GGTACAGTCAGTCCGGTCTGGCAGCAGAAGTGTGTACAGGCATTTCTCAGCTCACCGCCCGCTGCTGAGTTGGACGCTTGTCTGTGGTCACTGACTGACGTCTTAAAAAGACTCCTCAAAGCAGCTCATCAAG AGATCCTCTGGAAACTTGTGGCACTTTTTGACTCCAGCCTCAGTGCTTTATGTTCAAAGTTTCTCCATGAAGACCAACAGCCTTTGATGCACTCTACCAGCAGCAGACACTGGGGAACAacgttctgcctcctgctggacCTGCTGGAGGCACTGACGGCATCCAGTTTCATCTCCGGAGCTGAAGGTGGTCTGGAGAATCAGAGATTAGCCTACATTCACTCCTCAGCGCTCCTGACCGccatcagctgctcctcagagtATTTTGTGAAAAAGCGAGCGTTACTGCTTCTGAAGAGACTAATTCTTCAGAAGGCTGGGGAGGACTGGGCTTCAGAAGATGTGCTGTTCGCCGGACAGAGACATGATCATTTCCGCTCTGATATGAACATGCTAGCTCAGACTGTGTTAACAGCGGTGACTGCTGATTGGTTGCAGAGTGTCCAAGTGgggtctgtctctttctttggGGGGACCAGACACAACCGAGGGGATGATGGTCAGAAACCAGACTGTGTGATGTTGAGAGGTGTCAGCCTGCTTCTTCTCAAGTCCATGGAGCTTCAGACAAAAACAGCTGGGAGAACAG CAGAGCAGGACAGTTCCACAGAGGTTTATGGGTATCTACAGAGTCTGTGGGGCTTTCTGAGGCGGTGCAGTGTCCAGCTGACAGAAGTCTCTCACCTCTGCTGCTGGGTCAGTCTGCTGTTTGGTGAGCAGGACGATGACATGATGGAGGCAGCTAAAGCCTTGCTCTCCATATTCCTCCATCACAG ACTCTGTTCTGGGTTGGAGGATTTGGCTGAGCTGGAGGCAGCCTGCTCCTCTGGCTGCAACCCTCACTGCCACTTCCTGCTACTGCTCCGGAGTGTCTCCTTTGATCACAGCACCCTCCTCGacttcctcatctcctctgagACCTGCTTTCTGGAGTACTTTGTGCGGTACCTCAAATACCTCAAAGCGGACTGGCAGGGTTTCACTGCAGCATgtgaaagagacacagagtcGCACTGTCATGTTTCACTGCAGGAATCACTTACTCGCTTATGTGGTGGTGATAAACCTGCACTGACCTTTAAACTTGAGCCAGAACATGTTGAATCTAGCGCCTTTGTTCAGCCCACATGTGTTATTCCACCAGTGGAAGGGGTCAGTTTGGGCAGTGGGCTTCGCCTTGTGGAGTATGACAGCTCTGATGAGTCTGATCCTGAGAGCATGGAGATTTGTGAGGATGAACCAGGGGCGTCTGTAAAACAGGAAAGGGGTGGACCACCACTATCAACCAGACAGAAACAATATGAGTCATGTGACTCAACAGGATATCTGAGTGAACCTAAATCGACAAAGGAAAGAAGACCAGAGGGGCTTTCACCGCCAAGTTTACCGAGCAGGCTGAGATCATGTACACTGTCAGGACAGGGCACCTGTGAAACATTAGCCAGAGTAGTTGCCTGTCTGTCAGAGCTCAGAGAGGTAGTGACCAGGCTGCAGACAAAGAAACTCTTCCCATACAACCCTTCCTCTCTCTTAAAAATCTTAGCAGGAGTTGAGATTTGTTCCCAGCAATCACCTCCATCACagtttaataaatga